In Agromyces sp. G08B096, a genomic segment contains:
- the rpmC gene encoding 50S ribosomal protein L29, with the protein MAVGTKGLESVELDTFEDERLVDELKKAKEELFNLRFQAATGQLESHGRLRAVKKDIARIYTVIRERELGIRATPAPVEAAPAEKKTKKKAKAEADAPAEAAETKEA; encoded by the coding sequence ATGGCCGTCGGAACCAAGGGGCTCGAGTCCGTCGAGCTCGACACGTTTGAAGACGAGCGTCTCGTCGACGAGCTGAAGAAGGCCAAGGAAGAGCTGTTCAACCTGCGCTTCCAGGCGGCCACCGGTCAGCTCGAGAGCCACGGCCGCCTCCGCGCGGTCAAGAAGGACATCGCCCGCATCTACACCGTGATCCGCGAGCGCGAGCTCGGGATCCGTGCGACGCCGGCGCCCGTCGAGGCGGCTCCCGCCGAGAAGAAGACGAAGAAGAAGGCCAAGGCCGAGGCTGACGCCCCGGCCGAGGCCGCCGAGACGAAGGAGGCCTGA
- the rpsS gene encoding 30S ribosomal protein S19, translated as MPRSLKKGPFVDEHLLRKVVVQNEAGSKNVIKTWSRRSMIIPAMLGHTIAVHDGRKHIPVFVTETMVGHKLGEFAPTRTFRGHVKDDKKGRRR; from the coding sequence ATGCCTCGCAGTCTCAAGAAGGGCCCCTTCGTCGACGAGCACCTGCTTCGCAAGGTCGTCGTCCAGAACGAGGCGGGCAGCAAGAACGTCATCAAGACGTGGTCGCGTCGCTCGATGATCATCCCGGCCATGCTCGGGCACACGATCGCCGTGCACGACGGCCGCAAGCACATCCCGGTGTTCGTCACCGAGACCATGGTGGGCCACAAGCTCGGAGAGTTCGCCCCCACCCGCACCTTCCGTGGTCACGTGAAGGACGACAAGAAGGGCCGCCGCCGCTAG
- the rplD gene encoding 50S ribosomal protein L4, with amino-acid sequence MATANTIDVLDVTGKKAGTVELPAELFDVQTNVPLIHQVVVAQLAAARQGTHKTKNRGEVSGAGRKPFKQKGTGRSRQGSIRAPEHTGGGIVHGPVPRDYSQRTPKKMIAAALLGALSDRARGGRIHAVEGFAAGDVAKTKDAVALLGKIAPAKRFLVVLGRDEEFSERAVRNIPTVHVLPVDQLNAYDVVVSDDIVFSTAALEAFVAAKQAKKEEVSA; translated from the coding sequence ATGGCTACCGCCAACACCATCGACGTCCTCGACGTCACCGGCAAGAAGGCCGGTACGGTCGAGCTGCCCGCCGAGCTCTTCGACGTGCAGACCAACGTTCCGCTGATCCACCAGGTCGTCGTCGCCCAGCTCGCCGCCGCGCGCCAGGGCACGCACAAGACCAAGAACCGTGGCGAGGTCTCGGGCGCCGGGCGCAAGCCGTTCAAGCAGAAGGGCACCGGCCGCTCGCGTCAGGGCTCCATCCGCGCTCCCGAGCACACCGGCGGTGGCATCGTCCACGGTCCGGTGCCGCGCGACTACTCGCAGCGGACCCCCAAGAAGATGATCGCCGCGGCTCTGCTCGGCGCGCTCTCCGACCGCGCCCGCGGCGGCCGCATCCACGCGGTCGAGGGCTTCGCGGCCGGCGACGTGGCGAAGACCAAGGACGCCGTCGCGCTCCTCGGCAAGATCGCCCCCGCGAAGCGCTTCCTCGTGGTCCTCGGCCGCGACGAGGAGTTCTCGGAGCGCGCCGTCCGCAACATCCCGACCGTGCACGTGCTGCCGGTCGACCAGCTCAACGCCTACGACGTGGTCGTCTCCGACGACATCGTCTTCAGCACCGCCGCGCTCGAGGCGTTCGTCGCCGCCAAGCAGGCGAAGAAGGAAGAGGTCTCCGCATGA
- the rplN gene encoding 50S ribosomal protein L14: MLQQESRLKVADNTGAKELLTIRVLGGSKRRYAGLGDVIVATVKDAIPGGNVKKGDVVKAVVVRTVKETRRPDGSYIKFDENAAVILKNDGEPRGTRIFGPVGRELRDKKFMKIISLAPEVL, from the coding sequence ATGCTTCAGCAGGAATCGCGCCTCAAGGTGGCTGACAACACCGGCGCCAAGGAGCTGCTCACGATCCGCGTTCTCGGTGGTTCGAAGCGCCGGTACGCCGGCCTCGGCGACGTCATCGTCGCGACCGTCAAGGACGCCATCCCCGGCGGCAACGTGAAGAAGGGCGACGTCGTCAAGGCGGTCGTCGTCCGCACCGTGAAGGAGACCCGTCGTCCCGACGGCTCCTACATCAAGTTCGACGAGAACGCAGCGGTGATCCTCAAGAACGACGGCGAGCCCCGTGGCACGCGCATCTTCGGGCCGGTCGGCCGTGAACTGCGCGACAAGAAGTTCATGAAGATCATCTCGCTCGCGCCGGAGGTGCTGTAA
- the rpsQ gene encoding 30S ribosomal protein S17 yields MAETKKATAEVAETASHRPYRKVRRGYVVSDKMDKTIVVEVEDRVKHPLYGKVIRRTSKVKAHDEQNTAGIGDLVVISETRPLSATKRWRLVEIVEKAK; encoded by the coding sequence ATGGCTGAGACCAAGAAGGCTACGGCCGAGGTCGCCGAGACGGCCTCGCACCGCCCCTACCGCAAGGTGCGTCGCGGGTACGTCGTCAGCGACAAGATGGACAAGACCATCGTCGTCGAGGTCGAGGACCGCGTGAAGCACCCGCTGTACGGCAAGGTCATCCGCCGCACCTCCAAGGTGAAGGCCCACGACGAGCAGAACACCGCCGGCATCGGCGACCTGGTCGTCATCTCGGAGACCCGTCCGCTCAGCGCCACGAAGCGCTGGCGCCTGGTCGAGATCGTCGAGAAGGCCAAGTAA
- the rplB gene encoding 50S ribosomal protein L2, with product MAIRKYKPTTPGRRGSSVADFAEITRSTPEKSLLKPLSKTGGRNNQGRITTRHIGGGHKRQYRVIDFRRNDKDGVPAKVAHIEYDPNRTARIALLHFVDGTKRYIIAPDKLKQGDPIESGPGADIKPGNNLPLRNIPTGTVVHAIELRPGGGAKLARSAGASVRLVAKDGPYAQLRLPSGEIRNVDARCRATIGEVGNAEQSNINWGKAGRKRWKGVRPTVRGVAMNPIDHPHGGGEGKTSGGRHPVSPWGQPEGRTRRPNKESDKLIVRRRTVGKKRK from the coding sequence ATGGCTATTCGCAAGTACAAGCCCACGACCCCGGGCCGTCGCGGCTCGTCGGTCGCCGACTTCGCCGAGATCACGCGCTCGACGCCCGAGAAGTCCCTGCTGAAGCCCCTGTCGAAGACCGGCGGCCGCAACAACCAGGGCCGGATCACCACCCGCCACATCGGCGGCGGCCACAAGCGCCAGTACCGCGTCATCGACTTCCGTCGCAACGACAAGGACGGCGTGCCCGCCAAGGTCGCGCACATCGAGTACGACCCGAACCGCACCGCGCGCATCGCGCTGCTGCACTTCGTGGACGGCACCAAGCGCTACATCATCGCTCCCGACAAGCTGAAGCAGGGCGACCCGATCGAGTCGGGCCCCGGCGCCGACATCAAGCCGGGCAACAACCTGCCGCTGCGCAACATCCCGACCGGTACCGTCGTGCACGCGATCGAGCTCCGTCCCGGCGGCGGCGCCAAGCTCGCCCGCTCGGCCGGCGCCTCGGTGCGTCTCGTCGCGAAGGACGGCCCCTACGCCCAGCTCCGCCTGCCCTCTGGCGAGATCCGCAACGTCGACGCGCGCTGCCGCGCGACGATCGGCGAGGTCGGCAACGCCGAGCAGTCGAACATCAACTGGGGCAAGGCCGGCCGCAAGCGCTGGAAGGGCGTGCGCCCGACCGTCCGCGGTGTCGCGATGAACCCGATCGACCACCCGCACGGTGGTGGTGAGGGCAAGACCTCCGGTGGTCGTCACCCGGTGAGCCCCTGGGGTCAGCCCGAGGGCCGCACGCGTCGTCCCAACAAGGAGAGCGACAAGCTCATCGTCCGTCGTCGTACCGTCGGCAAGAAGCGCAAGTAG
- the rplV gene encoding 50S ribosomal protein L22, which yields MVESIARVRHIRVTPQKARRVVNLIRGKQAQEALAILKFAPQGASEPVYKLVASAIANARVKADATNTYLDEQDLYISRAFVDEGTTLKRFQPRAQGRAFRINKRTSHITVVLATPEEGTK from the coding sequence ATGGTGGAGTCGATCGCCCGCGTGCGACACATCCGCGTCACCCCCCAGAAGGCTCGTCGCGTCGTCAACCTGATCCGCGGCAAGCAGGCTCAGGAGGCCCTCGCCATCCTGAAGTTCGCGCCCCAGGGCGCGAGCGAGCCGGTGTACAAGCTCGTCGCTTCGGCCATCGCGAACGCTCGCGTCAAGGCCGATGCCACGAACACCTACCTGGACGAGCAGGACCTCTACATCAGCCGCGCATTCGTCGACGAGGGCACCACCCTCAAGCGATTCCAGCCGCGCGCGCAGGGTCGTGCCTTCCGAATCAACAAGCGCACGAGCCACATCACCGTTGTGCTCGCCACGCCCGAGGAGGGTACGAAGTAA
- the rpsC gene encoding 30S ribosomal protein S3 produces MGQKVNPYGFRLGITTDHVSRWFSDSTKPGQRYADYLAEDVKIRRLLQTSLDRAGVSRIEIERTRDRVRVDIHTARPGIVIGRRGAEAERIRADLEKLTGKQIQLNILEVKNPEADAQLVAQGIAEQLSARVAFRRAMRKGLQGAQRAGAKGVRIQVSGRLGGAEMSRSEFYREGRVPLHTLRANIDYGFYEAKTTFGRIGVKVWIYKGDITNKELAREQAAQKPSRERSDRPRRDRAPKAEPVAAGVEA; encoded by the coding sequence ATGGGTCAGAAGGTCAACCCGTACGGCTTCCGTCTCGGCATCACCACCGACCACGTGTCGCGGTGGTTCTCCGACTCGACGAAGCCCGGTCAGCGCTACGCCGACTACCTCGCCGAGGATGTCAAGATCCGTCGCCTGCTCCAGACGTCGCTCGACCGTGCCGGCGTCTCGCGCATCGAGATCGAGCGCACCCGCGACCGCGTCCGCGTGGACATCCACACGGCCCGTCCCGGCATCGTGATCGGCCGCCGCGGCGCCGAGGCCGAGCGCATCCGCGCCGACCTCGAGAAGCTCACCGGCAAGCAGATCCAGCTCAACATCCTCGAGGTGAAGAACCCCGAGGCCGACGCCCAGCTCGTCGCGCAGGGCATCGCCGAGCAGCTCTCGGCTCGTGTGGCGTTCCGCCGTGCGATGCGCAAGGGTCTGCAGGGCGCGCAGCGCGCCGGCGCCAAGGGCGTCCGGATCCAGGTCTCGGGCCGCCTCGGCGGCGCCGAGATGAGCCGGTCGGAGTTCTACCGCGAGGGCCGGGTGCCGCTGCACACGCTCCGCGCGAACATCGACTACGGCTTCTACGAGGCCAAGACCACCTTCGGCCGCATCGGCGTGAAGGTCTGGATCTACAAGGGCGACATCACCAACAAGGAGCTCGCGCGCGAGCAGGCGGCCCAGAAGCCGTCCCGCGAGCGCAGCGACCGTCCCCGCCGCGACCGTGCCCCGAAGGCCGAGCCGGTGGCAGCAGGAGTTGAGGCATAA
- the rplW gene encoding 50S ribosomal protein L23, which translates to MSAAHNKDPRDIIIAPVVSEKSYGLIDEGKYTFIVDPRSNKTEIKLAIEKIFNVQVASINTLNRQGKTRRTRFGIGKRKDTKRAIVTLKSGSIDIFTAVG; encoded by the coding sequence ATGAGCGCCGCTCACAACAAGGACCCGCGCGACATCATCATCGCGCCCGTCGTCTCGGAGAAGAGCTACGGCCTGATCGACGAGGGCAAGTACACGTTCATCGTGGACCCCCGCTCGAACAAGACCGAGATCAAGCTCGCCATCGAGAAGATCTTCAACGTGCAGGTCGCGTCGATCAACACGCTGAACCGTCAGGGCAAGACCCGTCGCACCCGGTTCGGCATCGGCAAGCGCAAGGACACCAAGCGCGCGATCGTCACCCTCAAGTCCGGTTCCATCGACATCTTCACCGCTGTCGGCTGA
- the rplP gene encoding 50S ribosomal protein L16 yields MLIPRRVKYRKQHHPGRSGQATGGTKVTFGEFGIQALTPAYVTNRQIESARIAMTRHIKRGGKVWINIYPDRPLTKKPAETRMGSGKGSPEWWVANVKPGRVLFEVSGVSEQLAREAMTRAIHKLPLKARIIKREEGDA; encoded by the coding sequence ATGTTGATTCCCCGTCGAGTCAAGTACCGCAAGCAGCACCACCCCGGCCGTTCGGGCCAGGCCACCGGCGGCACGAAGGTCACCTTCGGCGAGTTCGGCATCCAGGCCCTGACCCCCGCCTACGTGACCAACCGTCAGATCGAGTCCGCTCGTATCGCCATGACGCGTCACATCAAGCGTGGCGGCAAGGTGTGGATCAACATCTACCCCGACCGTCCGCTCACGAAGAAGCCCGCCGAGACCCGCATGGGTTCCGGTAAGGGCTCGCCCGAGTGGTGGGTCGCCAACGTCAAGCCGGGCCGGGTCCTCTTCGAGGTCTCCGGCGTCTCCGAGCAGCTCGCTCGCGAGGCGATGACCCGTGCCATCCACAAGCTGCCCCTCAAGGCACGCATCATCAAGCGCGAGGAGGGCGACGCATAA